From a region of the Thermus caldilimi genome:
- a CDS encoding MFS transporter — MAARIFLLFTLGYFLSYFYRSANAVLAKDLSQDLGLGPAELGLMTSLFYLSFATVQLPLGSLLDRYGPRIITPALLLVAALGSVVFGLAPNFPTLALGRALIGVGMAAALMGSLKAFSLWFPKNYATVSTLLVGLGATGGLLAATPLALLKEVLGWRGVFLAGAGVVVLVALLLYLGVRNTPPGVPWPRGQGVGSLGEVLGNTRLLRVAFLGLAFTGSFLALQTLWAGAYAYTLGLSAVQVGNFLFLYSGMAVLGFLISGYLADRFGTPRVLVLSASLFGLGLVLLLLKLLFPAYFLLGFFGAFNILTLTQARDLVPGHLVGRGTTLVNLFGIGGTFLLQWGVGVAVGAWGYGWAFGGLLGLLLLALLLYLPLLRSRW; from the coding sequence ATGGCAGCACGGATTTTTCTCCTCTTCACCCTAGGCTACTTCCTCTCCTACTTCTATCGGTCAGCCAATGCGGTGCTGGCTAAGGACCTGTCCCAGGACCTGGGCCTGGGTCCGGCGGAGCTGGGGTTGATGACCAGCCTCTTCTACCTCTCCTTCGCCACGGTACAACTCCCCCTGGGAAGCCTCCTGGACCGGTACGGCCCCCGGATCATCACCCCAGCCCTCCTTTTGGTGGCGGCCTTGGGGAGCGTGGTGTTTGGGCTGGCACCCAACTTCCCCACCCTGGCCCTGGGCCGGGCCCTGATCGGCGTGGGGATGGCCGCGGCCCTCATGGGCTCCCTAAAGGCCTTCAGCCTCTGGTTCCCCAAAAACTACGCCACGGTATCCACGCTGCTGGTGGGCCTAGGGGCCACGGGAGGGCTTCTGGCAGCCACGCCCCTGGCCCTTTTGAAGGAGGTCTTGGGATGGAGAGGGGTCTTCTTGGCGGGGGCGGGGGTGGTGGTGCTGGTGGCCCTTCTCCTCTACCTGGGGGTGCGGAACACCCCCCCGGGGGTGCCCTGGCCCCGGGGCCAAGGGGTGGGTAGCCTAGGGGAAGTCTTGGGCAACACCCGGCTCCTCCGGGTGGCCTTTTTAGGCTTGGCGTTCACCGGAAGCTTCCTGGCCCTACAGACCCTTTGGGCCGGGGCCTACGCCTACACCCTGGGCCTTTCCGCGGTGCAGGTGGGCAACTTCCTTTTCCTCTACTCGGGGATGGCGGTTCTGGGCTTCCTGATCTCAGGCTACCTGGCAGACCGCTTCGGCACCCCCCGGGTGCTGGTGCTCTCGGCCTCCCTCTTTGGCCTGGGACTGGTGCTTCTCCTCTTGAAACTCCTCTTTCCCGCCTACTTCCTCTTGGGCTTCTTCGGAGCCTTCAACATCCTCACCCTCACCCAGGCCCGGGACCTGGTCCCAGGCCACCTGGTGGGTCGCGGCACCACCCTGGTGAACCTCTTCGGCATCGGGGGCACCTTCCTCCTACAGTGGGGGGTGGGGGTGGCGGTGGGGGCCTGGGGTTACGGGTGGGCCTTCGGGGGGCTTCTGGGGCTCCTTCTCCTGGCCCTTCTTCTCTACCTGCCCCTCCTTCGCTCCAGGTGGTAA
- a CDS encoding EamA family transporter → MIYVALAALLWGLGGALAGRFMGEISPSVLIPLRFLLSFFLLLPLVLRFPPATKEWPRLLRVGLALSGAQAFYYLAIHATTVATGIFLQYLAPALLTLYALLKGEKLPGKALLGVAVALLGAYVLVGPKGFTANPVGVAYGLLSALSFALYAAFSHGLKTPPLVSLGVATGVGSLLSLPILLGNLPRVWTLDPGDWGAVAYLVVLGTVVPFGLFLLGVRTVPARSATLTAMLEPVAGAVFAWPLAGEPLSLEGLLGGTLILLGVALNRR, encoded by the coding sequence ATGATCTACGTGGCCCTGGCCGCACTCCTTTGGGGCCTGGGCGGGGCCCTGGCCGGGCGGTTCATGGGGGAGATTTCCCCCTCGGTCCTCATCCCCTTGCGCTTTCTCCTGAGCTTCTTTCTCCTTCTCCCCCTGGTGCTCCGCTTTCCCCCGGCCACCAAGGAGTGGCCCCGGCTCCTCCGGGTGGGGCTCGCCCTCTCCGGGGCCCAGGCCTTCTACTACCTGGCCATCCACGCCACCACCGTGGCCACCGGGATCTTCCTCCAGTACCTGGCCCCCGCCCTCCTCACCCTCTACGCCCTGCTAAAGGGGGAAAAGCTTCCTGGTAAGGCCCTTTTGGGGGTGGCCGTGGCCCTTTTGGGAGCCTACGTGCTGGTGGGGCCCAAGGGTTTCACAGCCAACCCCGTAGGGGTGGCCTACGGACTCCTCTCCGCCCTTTCCTTCGCCCTTTACGCTGCCTTCTCCCACGGGCTCAAGACCCCTCCCCTGGTGAGCCTGGGGGTAGCCACGGGGGTGGGAAGCCTCCTCTCCCTCCCCATCCTCCTGGGCAACCTTCCCCGGGTTTGGACCTTAGACCCAGGGGACTGGGGGGCGGTGGCCTATTTGGTGGTCTTGGGCACGGTGGTGCCCTTTGGGCTCTTCCTCCTGGGGGTGCGCACGGTACCCGCCCGGAGCGCCACCCTAACCGCCATGCTGGAGCCCGTGGCGGGGGCGGTCTTCGCCTGGCCCTTAGCAGGAGAGCCCTTGAGCCTCGAGGGCCTTCTGGGCGGTACCCTCATTCTCTTGGGAGTGGCTCTGAACCGGAGGTGA
- a CDS encoding DMT family transporter, translated as MRPSGLKLASVLLLGIFAISFGSILVRLALAASGDRSLAFSLVMSAGRMGLAALLLLPDWRRPLASRRGLSYAVAAGASLALHFALWITSLSYTSVAASTALVTTNPVWVTLFGWLFFREIPSGLTLLGIGIALWGGLLIGLGDAQGGGGTNPLLGDLLALLGAVAASLYFLLGREAQRRGLSILEYVRVAYTTAALLLLPLPYLFGGGYGGYPLAVYGYILLMALLPQLLGHTSFNWATRHIPPVLVTLAILFEPVGASLLAFLLFGELPGVQVLLGALVLLIGVGMAVVGARR; from the coding sequence ATGCGGCCCTCCGGGCTCAAGCTCGCCTCCGTACTGCTCCTGGGCATCTTCGCCATCAGCTTCGGCAGCATCCTGGTGCGCCTGGCCCTGGCGGCCTCCGGGGACCGGAGCCTAGCCTTCAGTCTGGTGATGAGCGCAGGGCGGATGGGCCTTGCGGCCCTGCTCCTCCTCCCCGACTGGCGAAGACCTCTGGCCAGCCGAAGGGGGCTTTCCTACGCGGTGGCCGCCGGGGCTTCGCTGGCCCTGCACTTTGCCCTTTGGATCACCTCCCTCTCCTATACCTCGGTAGCGGCCAGCACCGCCTTGGTCACCACCAACCCGGTCTGGGTTACCCTCTTCGGCTGGCTTTTCTTCCGGGAGATTCCCTCCGGCCTGACCTTGCTGGGGATTGGGATAGCCCTTTGGGGTGGGCTTTTGATCGGCCTGGGGGATGCCCAAGGGGGTGGGGGAACCAATCCCCTCCTCGGGGACCTCCTGGCCCTCTTAGGAGCGGTGGCCGCCTCCCTTTACTTCCTCCTGGGGCGGGAAGCCCAGAGGCGGGGCCTATCCATCCTGGAGTATGTGCGGGTAGCCTACACCACCGCAGCCCTCCTCCTCCTCCCTCTTCCCTACCTCTTTGGTGGAGGGTACGGGGGTTACCCTCTCGCGGTCTACGGCTACATCCTCCTCATGGCCCTTTTGCCGCAGCTTTTGGGCCACACCAGCTTCAACTGGGCCACCCGGCACATCCCCCCGGTCCTGGTCACCCTGGCCATCCTCTTTGAACCGGTGGGGGCAAGTCTCCTGGCCTTTCTCCTCTTTGGGGAGCTTCCCGGGGTTCAGGTGCTCCTGGGAGCCCTGGTCCTCCTCATCGGGGTGGGTATGGCCGTAGTGGGGGCACGGCGATGA
- a CDS encoding NAD(P) transhydrogenase subunit alpha, producing the protein MVTVAVPKERAPGERRVALVPEVVARLVKQGARVRVEKGAGEGAYYPDTAYQEVGAEVVERGELLKDANLLFTVQPPPEDLIGALEPGAIVVGFVQAHKNLDLVKALAAKKATVIAMELIPRITRAQSMDALSSQATVAGYLAAIHAARLSPRFFPMLTTAAGTIRPAKVMVMGVGVAGLMAIATVKRLGAQVFAYDVRKAAVEQALSLGAKPIELPISAEGEGGYARELTEEEKRIQHEALREHVAGMDAIITTAQVPGRRAPILLTEDMVERLKPGTVVVDLAAESGGNCVLTRPGEVVEVKGVRIFGPLNLPSELAVHASEMYAKNLLNLSSLLMEKGEFAPKWEDEIIQGALLMKEGEILHGPTKALVGGA; encoded by the coding sequence ATGGTGACCGTAGCGGTTCCCAAGGAAAGGGCTCCAGGGGAAAGAAGGGTGGCCCTGGTGCCCGAGGTGGTGGCCCGCCTGGTGAAGCAGGGGGCCAGGGTGCGGGTAGAGAAGGGTGCCGGGGAAGGTGCCTACTACCCCGACACCGCCTACCAGGAAGTTGGGGCAGAGGTGGTGGAGCGAGGAGAGCTCCTGAAGGATGCCAACCTGCTTTTCACCGTCCAGCCGCCTCCTGAGGACCTGATTGGGGCCTTGGAGCCCGGGGCCATCGTGGTGGGGTTTGTCCAGGCCCACAAGAACCTGGACCTGGTGAAGGCCCTAGCCGCCAAGAAGGCCACGGTCATCGCCATGGAGCTCATCCCCCGCATCACCCGGGCCCAGAGCATGGACGCCCTTTCCAGCCAGGCCACGGTGGCGGGGTACCTGGCGGCCATCCACGCCGCAAGGCTATCCCCCCGCTTCTTCCCCATGCTCACCACCGCCGCGGGCACCATCCGCCCCGCCAAGGTGATGGTCATGGGGGTGGGGGTGGCGGGCCTCATGGCCATCGCCACCGTCAAGCGCTTGGGAGCCCAGGTCTTCGCCTACGACGTGCGTAAGGCGGCGGTGGAGCAGGCCCTCTCCCTGGGGGCCAAGCCCATTGAGCTTCCCATCAGTGCGGAAGGGGAGGGTGGCTACGCCCGGGAGCTCACCGAGGAGGAGAAGCGCATCCAGCACGAGGCCCTTAGGGAGCATGTGGCGGGGATGGATGCCATCATCACCACCGCCCAGGTGCCGGGCCGCCGGGCCCCCATCCTTCTCACCGAGGACATGGTGGAGCGCCTGAAGCCGGGCACGGTGGTGGTGGACCTGGCGGCGGAATCGGGGGGCAACTGCGTGCTCACCCGGCCCGGGGAGGTGGTGGAGGTGAAGGGCGTGAGGATCTTTGGCCCCTTGAATCTGCCCAGCGAACTCGCCGTCCACGCCTCGGAAATGTACGCCAAAAACCTTTTGAACCTTTCCAGCCTGCTCATGGAGAAGGGTGAGTTCGCTCCCAAGTGGGAGGACGAGATCATCCAGGGGGCGCTTCTCATGAAGGAAGGCGAGATCCTGCACGGGCCCACCAAGGCCCTCGTGGGAGGTGCATGA
- a CDS encoding proton-translocating transhydrogenase family protein produces the protein MEFGFWSALYIFVLTAFLGYELITRVPVILHTPLMSGSNFIHGVVVVGAMVVLGHADTGLEKAIGFLGVILGAANAAGGYAVTVRMLEMFERRPGKGGGQ, from the coding sequence ATGGAGTTTGGTTTCTGGTCGGCCCTGTACATCTTCGTGCTCACGGCCTTTTTGGGTTACGAGCTCATCACCCGGGTGCCTGTGATCCTCCACACCCCCTTGATGTCCGGGTCCAACTTCATCCACGGGGTGGTGGTGGTGGGGGCCATGGTGGTCCTAGGCCATGCGGATACCGGCTTGGAAAAGGCCATCGGCTTCCTGGGGGTGATCCTGGGGGCGGCCAACGCTGCCGGGGGGTATGCGGTTACGGTGCGCATGCTGGAGATGTTTGAGAGGCGGCCAGGCAAGGGGGGTGGTCAGTGA
- a CDS encoding NAD(P)(+) transhydrogenase (Re/Si-specific) subunit beta, with protein sequence MDLIQAAYFVVAILFIVGLKRMAHPTTAKSGIVWAGWGMALAVLATFFWPGMQNFSLMLIALLVGSVIAWWAAIKVAMTDMPQMVAIYNGMGGGAAATIAAVELLKGAFDNLGLMALAILGGLIGSVAFTGSLIAFAKLQGIMKSRPILFPGQKVVNALVLLITVLLGFSLLWNDPTLSIVFFFLLALLFGILMTLPIGGGDMPVAISFYNAFTGMAVGFEGFAVGNPALMVAGTLVGAAGTLLTVLMARAMNRSVWSVLVGGFGVEQEAGEVKGSLKPIDVEDAAVMLAYAGKVVFVPGYGMALSQAQHKVKELADLLESKGVEVKFAIHPVAGRMPGHMNVLLAEAGVEYDKLKDLEEINPEFPTVDVAVVIGANDVVNPAARRPGSPLYGMPILDVDKAKNVIVIKRGQGKGFAGVENELFYADNTRMLYGDAQNVLTQLTQALKKL encoded by the coding sequence ATGGATCTCATCCAGGCGGCCTACTTCGTGGTGGCCATCCTCTTCATTGTGGGCCTAAAGCGCATGGCCCACCCCACCACCGCCAAAAGCGGCATCGTCTGGGCTGGGTGGGGTATGGCCTTGGCGGTTCTGGCCACCTTCTTCTGGCCGGGAATGCAGAACTTTAGCCTCATGCTCATCGCTCTTCTGGTGGGCTCTGTGATCGCCTGGTGGGCGGCCATCAAGGTGGCCATGACCGACATGCCCCAGATGGTGGCCATCTACAACGGCATGGGTGGGGGTGCGGCCGCCACCATCGCCGCGGTGGAGCTCCTGAAGGGAGCCTTTGACAACTTGGGCCTCATGGCCTTGGCCATCCTTGGAGGCCTCATCGGTAGCGTGGCCTTCACGGGAAGCCTCATCGCCTTCGCCAAGCTCCAGGGCATCATGAAAAGCCGACCCATCCTCTTCCCCGGGCAGAAGGTGGTGAACGCCCTGGTGCTTCTCATCACGGTGCTTTTGGGCTTCTCCCTGCTTTGGAACGATCCCACCTTAAGCATCGTCTTCTTCTTCCTCCTGGCCCTTCTTTTCGGCATTCTCATGACCTTGCCCATCGGCGGGGGAGACATGCCCGTGGCCATCTCCTTCTACAACGCCTTCACCGGTATGGCCGTGGGCTTTGAGGGCTTCGCTGTGGGGAACCCGGCCTTGATGGTGGCGGGGACCCTGGTGGGGGCGGCGGGTACCCTCCTCACCGTGCTCATGGCCAGGGCCATGAACCGCTCCGTGTGGAGCGTGCTGGTGGGGGGATTCGGCGTGGAGCAGGAGGCGGGGGAGGTCAAGGGAAGCCTCAAGCCCATCGACGTGGAGGATGCCGCCGTCATGCTGGCCTACGCGGGCAAGGTGGTCTTCGTGCCCGGATACGGCATGGCCCTCTCCCAGGCCCAGCACAAGGTGAAGGAGCTTGCGGACCTCCTAGAGAGCAAAGGGGTTGAGGTGAAGTTCGCCATCCACCCGGTGGCGGGGCGGATGCCCGGGCACATGAACGTGCTCCTGGCTGAGGCGGGGGTGGAGTACGACAAGCTCAAGGACCTCGAGGAGATCAACCCCGAGTTCCCCACCGTGGACGTGGCGGTGGTCATCGGGGCCAACGACGTGGTGAACCCCGCTGCCCGGCGCCCAGGAAGCCCCCTTTACGGCATGCCCATCCTGGACGTGGATAAGGCCAAGAACGTGATCGTCATCAAGCGCGGCCAGGGCAAGGGTTTCGCCGGGGTGGAGAACGAGCTCTTCTACGCCGACAACACCCGGATGCTCTATGGGGATGCGCAAAACGTCCTCACCCAGCTCACCCAGGCCCTGAAGAAGCTTTAG
- the rpsF gene encoding 30S ribosomal protein S6 yields MRKYEVNIILSPNLDQSQLALEKEIIGKALEAFGARVEKVEEWGLRRLAYPIVKDTQGYFLWYQVEMPEDRVNNLARELRLRDNVRRVMVVKTQEPLLTKA; encoded by the coding sequence ATGCGCAAGTACGAGGTGAACATCATCCTGAGCCCCAACCTGGACCAGAGCCAGCTCGCCCTGGAGAAGGAGATCATTGGGAAGGCCCTCGAGGCCTTCGGGGCCAGGGTGGAGAAGGTGGAGGAGTGGGGCCTTCGCCGCTTGGCCTACCCCATCGTCAAGGACACCCAGGGCTACTTCCTCTGGTATCAGGTGGAGATGCCCGAAGATCGGGTGAACAACCTGGCCCGGGAGCTTCGCCTGCGCGATAACGTGCGCCGGGTCATGGTGGTGAAAACCCAGGAGCCCCTTCTCACCAAGGCGTAG
- a CDS encoding single-stranded DNA-binding protein has product MARGLNRVFLIGTLTARPDMRYTPGGMAILDLNLAGQDALLDASGQEREVPWYHRVRLLGRQAEMWGDILERGQLIFVEGRLEYRQWEREGEKRSEVQIRADFLDPLEGRGRETLEDARGQPRLRHALNQVILMGNLTRDPDLRYTPQGTAVVRLGLAINERRPGQGPDGERTHFIEVQAWRDLAEWAGELKRGEGLLVIGRLVNDSWTSSTGERRFQTRVEALRLERPTRGPERTGGGRPQEPERSVQTGGVDIEEGLEDFPPEEDLPF; this is encoded by the coding sequence ATGGCAAGAGGCCTGAACCGCGTTTTCCTTATCGGTACCCTTACCGCCCGTCCGGACATGCGCTACACCCCGGGGGGGATGGCCATTCTGGACCTGAACCTGGCGGGTCAGGATGCTCTCCTGGATGCTTCCGGCCAGGAGCGGGAGGTGCCCTGGTACCACCGGGTGCGCCTTTTGGGCCGGCAGGCGGAGATGTGGGGGGACATCCTGGAAAGGGGCCAGCTGATTTTTGTAGAAGGCCGGCTGGAGTACCGGCAGTGGGAGCGGGAAGGGGAGAAGCGGAGCGAGGTCCAGATCCGGGCGGATTTCCTCGACCCCTTGGAGGGGCGGGGCCGCGAGACCCTCGAGGACGCCCGGGGCCAGCCTAGGCTTCGCCACGCCCTGAACCAGGTGATCCTCATGGGCAACCTCACCCGCGATCCCGATCTGCGCTACACCCCCCAGGGCACGGCGGTGGTCCGGCTGGGCTTAGCCATCAACGAGCGTCGCCCGGGCCAGGGGCCGGACGGGGAGAGGACCCACTTCATCGAGGTTCAGGCCTGGCGCGACCTGGCCGAGTGGGCCGGGGAACTCAAGCGGGGCGAGGGGCTTTTGGTGATCGGCCGTTTGGTGAACGACTCCTGGACGAGCTCCACCGGGGAAAGGCGCTTCCAGACCCGTGTGGAAGCCCTCAGGTTGGAGCGACCCACCCGTGGGCCTGAAAGGACCGGCGGAGGCAGGCCCCAAGAGCCAGAGCGCTCTGTCCAGACGGGTGGGGTGGACATCGAGGAAGGACTGGAAGACTTCCCGCCGGAGGAGGATTTGCCGTTTTGA
- the rpsR gene encoding 30S ribosomal protein S18: MSTKNAKPKKEAPKRPSRKAKVKASLGEFDLKDYRNVEVLKRFLSETGKILPRRRTGLTAKEQRILARTIKRARILGLLPFTEKLVRK; this comes from the coding sequence TTGAGCACGAAGAACGCTAAACCTAAGAAGGAGGCGCCGAAGCGCCCTTCCCGGAAGGCCAAGGTCAAGGCCAGCCTGGGGGAGTTTGACCTTAAGGATTACCGCAACGTGGAGGTGCTGAAGCGGTTCTTGTCGGAGACGGGGAAGATTCTTCCCCGCCGCCGCACGGGGCTTACCGCCAAGGAGCAGCGCATCCTGGCCCGCACCATCAAGCGGGCGAGGATTCTTGGGCTTCTTCCCTTCACGGAGAAGCTGGTGCGCAAGTAG
- the rplI gene encoding 50S ribosomal protein L9 produces MKVILLEPLENLGDVGQVVNVKPGYARNYLLPRGLAVLATESNLKALEAKIRAQAKRLAERKAEAERLKEILENLTLTIPVRAGETKIYGSVTAKDVAEALSRQHGITIDPKRLVLEKPIKELGEYVLTYKPHPEVPIQVRVSVVAQ; encoded by the coding sequence ATGAAGGTCATCCTGCTTGAACCCCTGGAGAACCTGGGCGATGTGGGCCAGGTGGTGAACGTGAAGCCCGGCTACGCCAGGAACTACCTCCTGCCCCGGGGCCTGGCGGTCTTGGCCACGGAGAGCAACCTGAAGGCCCTCGAGGCCAAGATCCGGGCCCAAGCCAAGCGCCTGGCGGAAAGGAAGGCGGAGGCGGAGCGCCTCAAGGAGATCCTGGAGAACCTCACCCTCACCATTCCGGTGCGGGCGGGGGAGACCAAGATCTACGGCTCCGTGACCGCCAAGGACGTGGCCGAAGCCCTTTCGCGCCAGCACGGCATCACCATCGATCCCAAGCGCCTGGTGCTGGAAAAGCCCATCAAGGAGCTGGGGGAGTACGTTCTCACCTACAAGCCCCACCCCGAGGTGCCCATCCAGGTGAGGGTGAGCGTGGTGGCCCAGTAG
- a CDS encoding SDR family oxidoreductase has product MAGSVLITGAGSGIGLATAGLLAARGYRVYGGVRKEEDAERLRALGVEPLLLDVTREEDLLRAREALREEGLFGLVANAGVAVAGPLELVPPSAFRQALEVNLLGVHATVQACLPLLRGGRGRVVLMGSVSGLLALPLMGPYAASKFALEALADALRVELKPFGVRVILIEPGSVATPIWERSERAAEGYLLPPPSDTEEVYGRYLEVARRMARRNARRGLPPERVAEAVLHALESPRPRARYLVAGRERAWQTLFLRLLPTPLRDRLLARALGV; this is encoded by the coding sequence ATGGCCGGGAGCGTCCTCATCACCGGGGCCGGGAGCGGCATCGGCCTGGCCACGGCAGGCCTCCTTGCCGCTAGGGGGTACCGGGTTTACGGCGGGGTGCGCAAGGAGGAGGACGCAGAGCGCCTAAGGGCCCTGGGGGTGGAGCCTCTCCTCCTGGACGTGACCCGGGAGGAAGACCTTCTCCGAGCGCGGGAAGCCCTGCGGGAAGAGGGGCTTTTCGGCCTGGTGGCCAATGCGGGGGTGGCGGTGGCGGGGCCCTTGGAGCTGGTACCCCCCTCCGCCTTCCGGCAGGCCTTGGAGGTGAACCTCTTGGGGGTGCACGCCACGGTGCAGGCTTGCCTGCCCCTCCTGCGGGGGGGCCGGGGGCGGGTGGTCCTCATGGGCTCGGTCTCTGGCCTCTTGGCCCTCCCCCTCATGGGGCCCTACGCCGCCAGCAAGTTCGCCCTCGAGGCCCTGGCCGACGCCCTTCGGGTGGAGCTAAAGCCCTTTGGGGTACGGGTGATCCTTATCGAGCCCGGCTCCGTGGCCACCCCCATCTGGGAGCGCTCGGAACGGGCGGCGGAGGGCTACCTGCTCCCACCCCCTTCCGATACGGAGGAGGTCTACGGGCGCTACCTGGAGGTGGCCCGGAGGATGGCCCGGAGGAACGCGAGGCGGGGACTTCCCCCGGAAAGGGTGGCGGAGGCGGTGCTCCACGCCCTGGAAAGCCCAAGGCCCCGGGCCCGCTACCTGGTGGCGGGGCGGGAAAGGGCCTGGCAGACCCTTTTTCTGCGCCTGCTCCCCACCCCCTTGCGGGACCGGCTTCTGGCCCGGGCCTTAGGGGTCTGA
- the lipB gene encoding lipoyl(octanoyl) transferase LipB, which translates to MEFWVEDLGLLPYPQAWEYQKRVHKEVVRGERPPTLLLLEHPRVITLGRKATGENLLFPESWYRENGFELFWVERGGDVTYHGPGQLVGYPIFPVGREVRRFLRQIEEAIVKVAASYGLEAYPTPGYAGVWVGEDKLCAIGVAVKEEVSFHGFALNVNTDLNDFSVIIPCGLKGKGVTSLERLLGRKVPMPEVKDRVVRAFAEVFGMEPRVKEDHREAQV; encoded by the coding sequence GTGGAGTTCTGGGTGGAGGACCTGGGCCTTTTGCCCTACCCCCAAGCCTGGGAGTACCAGAAAAGGGTGCACAAGGAGGTGGTGCGGGGCGAGCGCCCCCCCACCCTCCTCCTCCTGGAGCACCCCCGGGTGATCACCCTGGGCCGGAAGGCCACGGGGGAGAACCTGCTCTTCCCCGAGAGCTGGTACCGGGAGAATGGCTTTGAGCTCTTTTGGGTGGAGCGGGGTGGGGACGTCACCTACCACGGCCCTGGGCAGCTGGTGGGCTACCCCATCTTTCCCGTGGGCCGGGAGGTGCGCCGCTTCCTTCGGCAGATAGAGGAGGCCATCGTCAAGGTGGCGGCCAGTTACGGCCTAGAGGCCTACCCCACCCCGGGGTACGCGGGGGTCTGGGTGGGGGAGGACAAGCTCTGTGCCATCGGGGTGGCGGTGAAGGAGGAGGTCAGCTTCCACGGCTTTGCCCTCAACGTGAACACCGACTTAAACGACTTCTCCGTCATCATCCCCTGCGGGCTAAAGGGGAAAGGGGTTACCTCTCTGGAACGGCTTTTGGGCCGCAAGGTTCCCATGCCGGAGGTGAAGGACAGGGTGGTGCGGGCCTTCGCCGAGGTTTTCGGAATGGAGCCCCGTGTAAAGGAGGATCATCGTGAAGCCCAAGTTTGA
- the lipA gene encoding lipoyl synthase: MKPKFETVELLAPTGEVVELKVVKHGLAQARPEPVDRNKPAWLRATLPTGAKYQALKATVNELKLHTVCQEALCPNVGECWSHGTLTVMLLGSVCTRACKFCAVDTGNPKGIVDPEEPQRVAEAIRRLHIRYVVLTSVDRDDLPDGGAAHFAATIRAIKEKAPGVLVEALTPDFQGDLKAVETVLDAGPEVYAQNLETVRRLTPRVRDPRAGYDQTLRVLAHAKRYRPDVLTKSSLMLGLGETEEEILEAMRDLRAAGVDILTLGQYLRPTPAHLPVARYVPPEDFKKYEAWGYELGFREVFAGPLVRSSYRADRVFLEATSRP, encoded by the coding sequence GTGAAGCCCAAGTTTGAAACCGTGGAGCTCCTTGCCCCCACCGGGGAGGTGGTGGAGCTCAAGGTGGTGAAGCATGGCCTAGCCCAGGCCCGGCCCGAGCCTGTGGACCGGAATAAGCCCGCCTGGCTCAGGGCCACCCTGCCCACGGGGGCCAAGTACCAGGCCCTGAAGGCCACGGTGAACGAGCTCAAGCTCCACACCGTCTGCCAGGAGGCCCTCTGCCCCAACGTGGGGGAGTGCTGGAGCCACGGCACCCTCACGGTGATGCTCCTGGGGAGCGTCTGCACAAGGGCCTGCAAATTCTGCGCCGTGGACACGGGGAACCCCAAGGGGATCGTGGACCCCGAGGAGCCCCAGCGGGTGGCCGAGGCCATCCGCAGGCTCCATATCCGCTACGTGGTCCTCACCAGCGTGGACCGGGACGACCTTCCCGATGGCGGGGCGGCCCACTTCGCCGCCACCATAAGGGCCATCAAGGAAAAGGCCCCTGGGGTCTTGGTGGAGGCCCTCACCCCCGACTTTCAAGGGGACCTGAAGGCGGTGGAGACGGTTTTGGACGCGGGTCCGGAGGTCTACGCCCAGAACCTGGAGACCGTGCGCCGCCTGACCCCCAGGGTAAGGGACCCCCGGGCGGGGTACGATCAGACCCTTAGGGTCCTGGCCCACGCCAAGCGCTACCGGCCCGACGTGCTTACCAAAAGCAGCCTCATGCTGGGTCTGGGGGAAACGGAGGAGGAGATCCTCGAGGCCATGCGGGACCTCCGGGCAGCCGGGGTGGACATCCTCACCCTGGGCCAGTACCTGCGCCCCACCCCGGCCCACCTGCCGGTGGCGCGCTACGTGCCCCCCGAGGACTTCAAAAAGTACGAGGCCTGGGGGTACGAGCTGGGCTTTAGAGAGGTCTTTGCCGGGCCCCTGGTGCGGAGCTCCTACCGGGCGGACCGGGTCTTCCTGGAGGCTACCTCCCGTCCATGA
- a CDS encoding DUF3054 family protein, whose protein sequence is MSRLFLLDLLALLLFAGAGLLSHGLSITLEGLARNVLPILFVWLLLAPFLGTYRRPTWANLLLLLTWALAFPAGLWLRQMVLGGGFGVGFFVFLGVAMAFGLLFLLLFRGLAKLLKFW, encoded by the coding sequence ATGAGCCGCCTCTTCCTCCTGGACCTTCTGGCCCTCCTCCTCTTCGCTGGAGCGGGGCTTCTTTCCCATGGCCTTTCCATCACCCTGGAGGGCCTGGCCCGGAACGTCCTTCCTATCCTCTTCGTCTGGCTTCTCCTTGCCCCCTTCCTCGGCACCTACCGCAGGCCCACCTGGGCTAACCTCCTCCTCCTCCTCACCTGGGCCCTCGCCTTCCCCGCGGGGCTTTGGCTTAGGCAGATGGTCCTGGGCGGGGGCTTTGGGGTGGGGTTTTTCGTCTTCCTGGGCGTGGCCATGGCCTTTGGCCTTCTCTTCCTCCTCCTCTTTCGGGGCCTCGCCAAGCTTTTGAAGTTCTGGTAA